The following are encoded in a window of Chionomys nivalis chromosome X, mChiNiv1.1, whole genome shotgun sequence genomic DNA:
- the S100g gene encoding protein S100-G encodes MSAKKSPEEMKSIFEKYAAKEGDPNQLSKEELKLLIQSEFPTLLKGASTLDNLFKELDKNGDGEVSFEEFQALIKKISA; translated from the exons ATGAGTGCCAAGAAGTCTCCCGAAGAAATGAAGagcatttttgaaaaatatgcaGCCAAAGAAGGCGATCCAAACCAGCTATCAAAGGAGGAGTTGAAGCTACTGATTCAGTCAGAATTCCCCACTCTCCTGAAG GGTGCGAGTACTCTAGACAATCTGTTTAAAGAGCTGGATAAGAATGGCGATGGAGAAGTCAGTTTCGAAGAATTTCAAGCACTGATCAAAAAGATATCAGCATGA